In the Gorilla gorilla gorilla isolate KB3781 chromosome 10, NHGRI_mGorGor1-v2.1_pri, whole genome shotgun sequence genome, one interval contains:
- the LOC101139500 gene encoding LOW QUALITY PROTEIN: taste receptor type 2 member 30 (The sequence of the model RefSeq protein was modified relative to this genomic sequence to represent the inferred CDS: inserted 1 base in 1 codon) — protein MITFLPIIFSILIVVIFVIGNFANGFIALVNSIEWVKRQKISFVDQILTALAVSRVGLLWVLLLHWYATQLNPAFYSVEVRVTAYNVWAVTNHFSSWLATSLSMFYLLKIANFSNLIFLRIKRRVKSVVLVILLGPLLFLVCHLFVINMDETIWTKEYEGNMTWKIKLRSAMYHSNMTLTMLANFVPLTLTLISFLLLICSLCKHLKKMQLHGKGSQDPSTKVHIKALQTVTSFLLLCAIYFLSMIISVCNFGRLEKQPVFMFCQAIIFSYPSTHPFILILGNKKLKQIFLSVLWHVRYWVKXQKPSSP, from the exons ATGATAACTTTTCTGCCCATCATTTTTTCCATTCTAATAGTGGTTATATTTGTGATTGGAAATTTTGCTAATGGCTTCATAGCATTGGTAAATTCCATTGAGTGGGTCAAGAGACAAAAGATCTCCTTTGTTGACCAAATTCTCACTGCTCTGGCGGTCTCCAGAGTTGGTTTGCTCTGGGTGTTATTACTACATTGGTATGCAACTCAGTTGAATCCAGCTTTTTATAGTGTAGAAGTAAGAGTTACTGCTTATAATGTCTGGGCAGTAACCAACCATTTCAGCAGCTGGCTTGCTACTAGCCTCAGCATGTTTTATTTGCTCAAGATTGCCAATTTCTCCAACCTTATTTTTCTTCGCATAAAGAGGAGAGTTAAGAGTGTTGTTCTGGTGATACTGTTGGGGCCTTTGCTATTTTTGGTTTGTCATCTTTTTGTGATAAACATGGATGAGACTATATGGACAAAAGAATATGAAGGAAACATGACTTGGAAGATCAAATTGAGGAGTGCAATGTACCATTCAAATATGACTCTAACCATGCTAGCAAACTTTGTACCCCTCACTCTGACACTGATATcttttctgctgttaatctgtTCTCTGTGTAAACATCTCAAGAAGATGCAGCTCCATGGCAAAGGATCTCAAGATCCCAGCACCAAGGTCCACATAAAAGCTTTGCAAACTGTGACCTCCTTTCTCCTGTTATGTGCCATTTACTTTCTGTCCATGATCATATCAGTTTGtaattttgggaggctggaaaAGCAACCTGTCTTCATGTTCTGCCAAGCTATTATATTCAGCTATCCTTCAACCCACCCATTCATCCTGATTTTGGGAAACAAGAAGCTAAAGcagatttttctttcagttttgtggCATGTGAGGTACTGGGTGA GACAGAAGCCTTCGTCTCCATAG